The Clostridia bacterium genome includes a region encoding these proteins:
- a CDS encoding transketolase family protein: MNGAIAIRDAVADALVEVGSVNEEIVVLDADLGSSTRVDRFEAVFPERFFQMGIAEQNMVCVAAGLSTLGFIPFTSTFACFAAKRVTDQIRVSIAQPRLNVKIMGAYAGLFTGKTGKTHQSVMDIAVMRAMPNMVVMEPADAVEAKQMVKMAAEHDGPIYLRTTRDPLPVLFDSEYEFRIGSGVILREGKDVSLVGQGYTTHLVLEASKFLEEEGIDAKVIHIPTLKPLDKDLIYQAALDTGAIITVENHSIIGGLGSAVAELLSESIPALVIRVGIMDTFGESGSNKDLAAKYGLTVDNIVAKTLAVTRATA, from the coding sequence ATGAATGGCGCCATAGCTATCAGAGATGCAGTGGCCGATGCTTTGGTAGAGGTTGGATCGGTCAACGAGGAGATAGTAGTACTAGATGCGGACTTAGGAAGCTCTACTAGGGTGGACAGATTCGAAGCCGTATTTCCGGAGCGTTTTTTTCAGATGGGCATAGCGGAACAAAACATGGTTTGCGTAGCCGCAGGGTTGTCAACTCTTGGGTTCATTCCCTTTACAAGTACATTCGCTTGCTTCGCAGCAAAGAGAGTTACTGACCAAATTAGGGTTTCGATAGCGCAGCCTAGATTAAACGTAAAGATAATGGGGGCCTATGCCGGTCTGTTTACTGGGAAGACAGGCAAGACCCACCAGTCGGTAATGGACATTGCAGTTATGCGAGCTATGCCTAATATGGTTGTAATGGAACCTGCTGATGCGGTCGAGGCCAAGCAAATGGTTAAGATGGCAGCAGAGCATGATGGACCTATATACTTGCGGACCACACGAGATCCGTTGCCAGTACTCTTTGATTCGGAGTATGAGTTTAGGATTGGAAGCGGTGTTATTCTACGCGAAGGAAAAGACGTGAGTCTTGTTGGGCAGGGGTATACTACACATCTTGTTCTGGAAGCTTCGAAGTTTCTAGAAGAAGAAGGGATAGACGCCAAGGTAATACATATTCCAACCCTAAAGCCTTTGGACAAGGATTTAATATACCAGGCTGCGCTTGATACTGGTGCTATCATAACAGTCGAAAACCATAGCATCATAGGTGGTCTGGGTTCAGCAGTGGCCGAGCTGCTATCTGAAAGTATTCCTGCATTAGTGATCAGAGTTGGCATTATGGATACATTTGGCGAATCTGGATCAAATAAGGATCTAGCCGCAAAATACGGGCTGACTGTAGATAATATTGTAGCCAAGACCCTTGCCGTCACCAGGGCCACGGCCTGA
- a CDS encoding helix-turn-helix domain-containing protein, with amino-acid sequence MARQYGLSRETVYRWIRRVEDAMHSVLADRPPLKRGGDGR; translated from the coding sequence TTGGCTAGGCAGTACGGGCTATCCCGCGAAACCGTCTACCGGTGGATAAGGCGTGTCGAAGATGCAATGCACTCTGTTCTTGCCGACCGGCCGCCCCTTAAAAGAGGAGGTGATGGCCGGTGA
- a CDS encoding transketolase — MNNAEISHLQKVARRVRQNIVKMLHKAGAGHPGGSLSVVEILVALYFEVMRIDPCSPNWEERDRFILSKGHAAPALYAVLAARGYFPEEELLTFDAIDSRLQGHPCMKTTPGVDMSSGSLGQGLSVGLGMALGAKLKQKDFRVWVLLGDGELQEGQVWEAAMAAVKYRTTNLTAIVDMNGLQLMGKVSEIMPIASARAKWEAFGWAVTEIDGHDFREIISAMRDATDTARPVVILANTIKGKGVSFMENQVYWHSAAISDKQLQLAMGELAP, encoded by the coding sequence GTGAATAATGCCGAGATAAGTCATCTTCAAAAAGTAGCTAGGCGAGTTAGACAAAACATCGTCAAAATGCTTCACAAAGCTGGTGCAGGTCACCCAGGGGGTTCCCTCTCGGTTGTGGAGATACTGGTTGCCTTGTATTTCGAAGTAATGAGAATAGATCCCTGCAGCCCGAATTGGGAGGAGAGAGATCGTTTCATTCTTTCTAAGGGGCATGCGGCACCAGCACTTTACGCCGTACTTGCTGCTAGAGGCTACTTTCCCGAAGAAGAACTATTGACCTTTGATGCGATCGATTCGAGACTTCAGGGTCACCCATGTATGAAGACAACGCCTGGGGTGGACATGTCCAGTGGGTCCTTGGGTCAGGGGCTGTCTGTAGGGTTAGGAATGGCCCTTGGAGCCAAGTTAAAACAGAAGGACTTCCGGGTATGGGTGCTGCTCGGTGACGGAGAACTACAAGAAGGCCAAGTGTGGGAAGCGGCCATGGCGGCCGTTAAGTACCGGACTACTAATCTGACTGCGATTGTAGACATGAACGGCTTGCAGCTGATGGGAAAGGTCAGCGAAATTATGCCTATTGCCTCAGCGCGAGCAAAGTGGGAAGCCTTTGGATGGGCAGTCACCGAAATAGATGGTCACGACTTTCGAGAGATCATTTCTGCCATGAGGGACGCAACAGACACCGCGAGACCCGTAGTGATATTGGCGAACACAATCAAAGGAAAAGGGGTTTCGTTTATGGAGAACCAGGTATACTGGCATTCGGCCGCGATAAGTGATAAACAGCTACAACTTGCAATGGGAGAGCTAGCGCCATAA
- a CDS encoding (2Fe-2S)-binding protein has protein sequence MVDTGACYESKRIRVTVNGVTYERDVDVRLLLSDFIRQELGLTGTHVGCEEGVCGACSVILDGKLVRSCLMFAVQADGCQITTVEGIAQGPDNLHPIQEALIENHGVQCGFCTPGVVVSMYSFLKENPEPSEEEIREALAGNICRCTGYAGIVRAVKSASRKAR, from the coding sequence ATGGTAGACACTGGAGCTTGTTATGAAAGCAAACGGATTAGAGTCACAGTAAACGGAGTGACTTACGAACGTGATGTGGACGTTCGGTTGCTTCTTTCAGACTTCATCCGGCAAGAGCTCGGCCTTACGGGGACCCACGTAGGTTGCGAAGAAGGGGTTTGTGGTGCATGCTCCGTTATACTTGATGGGAAGCTGGTAAGATCTTGCTTGATGTTCGCGGTTCAGGCTGACGGATGTCAAATCACCACAGTTGAAGGGATTGCCCAGGGGCCAGACAACCTTCATCCTATTCAGGAGGCGCTCATAGAAAATCACGGAGTTCAGTGTGGTTTTTGTACGCCAGGGGTAGTCGTGTCAATGTATAGTTTTCTTAAGGAGAATCCAGAACCAAGCGAAGAAGAAATTAGGGAAGCTTTGGCTGGCAACATCTGCAGGTGCACAGGTTACGCCGGCATAGTAAGAGCAGTCAAAAGCGCCAGTCGGAAGGCGCGATAG
- a CDS encoding SDR family oxidoreductase gives METGINGRVVLVTAAGQGIGKAVAKVFGEEGAKLIINDAEESRARETVQELEAIGVESIAAPFDVSDFEQVMASVQMAKELVGPVDVLVNVAGISPKKDGQKVPLYEMAKTEWDRVVAVNLTGMFNCCRAVLPDMVRLRRGRIINVSSASARVYTAFTGAHYIATKAGVIGLTHALAGELAEFGINVNAIAPGRVRTAMLSMVPKEVNEEFLRNVPMRRFAEPEEIAYVALFLASDLASYITGATLDVNGGFYMN, from the coding sequence TTGGAAACGGGCATTAATGGAAGAGTAGTACTGGTCACGGCTGCTGGGCAAGGAATCGGAAAGGCTGTAGCAAAGGTCTTTGGAGAGGAGGGGGCAAAACTCATAATAAACGACGCGGAAGAGTCCAGAGCCCGGGAGACAGTACAAGAACTTGAAGCAATTGGAGTCGAGAGTATTGCCGCACCTTTTGATGTCTCGGACTTTGAGCAAGTGATGGCATCTGTTCAAATGGCTAAGGAACTGGTTGGTCCGGTAGACGTGCTTGTAAATGTTGCTGGTATTTCTCCAAAAAAGGATGGACAGAAAGTTCCTCTCTACGAGATGGCCAAAACAGAATGGGACAGAGTAGTAGCTGTTAATTTGACCGGGATGTTTAATTGCTGTCGGGCAGTGCTTCCGGACATGGTCAGGCTGAGGAGGGGAAGAATCATTAACGTCTCTTCGGCTTCTGCTAGGGTTTATACAGCATTCACTGGTGCCCATTATATTGCTACCAAGGCAGGGGTCATTGGGCTCACCCATGCTTTGGCAGGTGAACTCGCCGAGTTTGGCATTAACGTGAATGCGATTGCGCCCGGGCGGGTACGCACGGCCATGCTCTCTATGGTTCCTAAGGAAGTCAACGAGGAATTCCTGAGGAACGTACCTATGCGGAGATTCGCTGAACCAGAAGAGATTGCGTATGTAGCATTGTTCTTGGCGTCAGATCTGGCTTCATATATAACTGGCGCAACACTTGACGTCAACGGGGGTTTCTACATGAACTAG
- a CDS encoding IS1634 family transposase, with protein MGEHNGPEDIMGVSFSNLAEDSLYRNLDQLYPARAQIEAGLRAREENLFNLDSATYLYDLTSTYFEGQCQENKESRGYSRDKRPDRKQVLVGLVVDREGFPIMHEVFERNRSDGTTVEEMLDALEKRQGRKEGVTVVVDRGMASEENL; from the coding sequence TTGGGTGAACACAACGGCCCCGAAGACATAATGGGTGTTAGCTTTTCTAATCTGGCGGAGGACTCTTTGTACCGCAACCTTGACCAGCTGTATCCAGCGCGAGCCCAAATCGAGGCGGGGCTTAGGGCAAGGGAAGAGAATCTATTCAACCTTGACAGCGCCACATATCTCTACGATCTTACGTCTACCTATTTTGAGGGGCAGTGTCAAGAGAACAAGGAGAGCAGGGGATATTCCAGGGATAAGCGACCGGACCGAAAACAAGTTCTGGTGGGGCTGGTGGTGGACAGGGAAGGCTTTCCCATCATGCATGAGGTCTTCGAAAGAAACCGATCTGATGGTACCACCGTAGAGGAGATGCTTGACGCCTTAGAGAAAAGGCAGGGGAGAAAAGAGGGGGTTACGGTAGTCGTAGACCGGGGCATGGCAAGCGAGGAGAACCTATAG